From a single Sorghum bicolor cultivar BTx623 chromosome 5, Sorghum_bicolor_NCBIv3, whole genome shotgun sequence genomic region:
- the LOC110435289 gene encoding uncharacterized protein LOC110435289, which translates to MSFSKQVAAAAFALAFLLLTSDLAVGVAVAAAGAEEETIAPLNTCETPTCIPCWGQNAICIPACVAMRFTGGFCNGKNCVCTKPCLAQSETEAGGPTQQPPVCIN; encoded by the exons ATGTCGTTCAGCAAGCAGGTTGCGGCGGCCGCCTTCGCCTTGGCCTTCCTCCTCCTCACTTCAGATC TTGCAGTTGGagttgcagttgcagcagctGGAGCCGAAGAAGAAACAATAGCACCGTTAAACACATGTGAAACCCCAACCTGCATTCCCTGCTGGGGCCAAAACGCAATTTGCATTCCCGCTTGCGTTGCAATGCGCTTCACTGGCGGTTTCTGCAATGGTAAGAACTGCGTATGCACCAAGCCGTGCCTTGCGCAGTCAGAGACAGAGGCAGGTGGGCCAACACAGCAGCCGCCCGTGTGCATCAACTGA